A genomic region of Notamacropus eugenii isolate mMacEug1 chromosome 3, mMacEug1.pri_v2, whole genome shotgun sequence contains the following coding sequences:
- the HACL1 gene encoding 2-hydroxyacyl-CoA lyase 1 encodes MSSNQATGKGKGEETVSGAEVIAQALKKQNVEYMFGIVGFPVTEIAVAAQAVGIKYIGMRNEQAASYAASAVGYLTGRPGVCLVVSGPGLIHALGGMANANMNCWPLIVIGGSSDSDQEMMGAFQEFPQVEACRLYSKLSVRPSSISAIPFVIEKAVRSSIYGRPGACYVDIPGDFVNFQVNASSIKYVECYMPPPITMADTSTVSVAASIIRRAKQPLLIIGKGAAYAHAEDNIKKLVEQCGLPFLPTPMGKGVVPDNHPNCVAAARSRALQHADVIILLGARLNWILHFGLPPRYRADVQIIQVDICAEELGNNVKPAAALLGDINAVTAQLLEYYNKRPWQYPPDAEWWKALREKMRSNEEASKELASQKSLPMNYYTVFYHVQEQLPRDCIIVSEGANTMDIGRTVLRSYLPRHRLDAGTFGTMGVGLGFAIAAAVVAKDRNPEKRVVCVEGDSAFGFSGMEAETICRHNLPILLIVVNNNGIYQGCDAETWKQITKLGEISQVGPPISLLPNSHYEQIMTAFGGKGYFVQTPGELQNALTASLAEKTGPSLINVMIQPQASRKKQDFHWLTRSNM; translated from the exons ATGTCTTCAAACCAGGCGACGGGGAAGGGGAAGGGCGAGGAGACGGTGTCCGGCGCTGAGGTCATTGCCCAGGCGCTGAAAAAGCAG AATGTGGAGTACATGTTTGGCATCGTGGGCTTCCCCGTGACCGAGATCGCCGTGGCGGCGCAGGCCGTGGGCATCAAGTACATCGGCATGAGGAACGAGCAGGCG GCTTCTTATGCTGCCTCTGCCGTGGGATACCTGACAGGCAG GCCAGGAGTTTGCCTTGTGGTTTCTGGTCCAGGTCTTATCCATGCACTTGGTGGAATGGCAAATGCAAACATGAACTGTTG GCCTCTGATTGTTATTGGTGGGTCTTCTGACAGCGATCAAGAAATGATGGGAGCCTTCCAGGAATTCCCCCAG GTGGAAGCTTGTAGATTATACAGCAAGCTGTCTGTCAGACCAAGCAGCATATCAGCTATTCCCTTTGTTATTGAGAAG GCTGTGAGAAGCAGTATTTATGGTCGTCCAGGGGCCTGCTATGTTGACATACCTGGAGACTTTGTGAACTTCCAGGTGAATGCAAGCTCGATAAA GTATGTGGAGTGCTACATGCCTCCTCCAATCACCATGGCCGATACTTCTACTGTATCTGTGGCAGCCTCTATCATCAGGAGGGCAAAACAGCCCCTTCTTATCATCGGAAAAG GTGCTGCTTATGCACATGCTGAAGATAACATCAAAAAGTTGGTGGAGCAGTGTGGCTTACCATTTCTGCCCACCCCCATGGGCAAGGGTGTTGTTCCTGACAACCATCCCAACTGTGTGGCTGCAGCCAGATCCAG GGCGTTGCAACATGCTGATGTAATCATATTACTGGGTGCCAGGTTAAATTGGATTTTGCACTTTGGCCTCCCTCCAAGATATCGAGCTGATGTGCAGATTATCCAG GTTGACATCTGTGCAGAAGAGCTGGGTAATAATGTTAAGCCTGCAGCAGCTCTATTAGGTGATATAAATGCGGTCACTGCACAG CTTTTAGAATACTATAACAAAAGGCCATGGCAGTATCCTCCTGATGCTGAATGGTGGAAGGCACTGAGAGAAAAAATGAGGAGCAATGAAGAGGCATCCAAG GAATTAGCATCACAAAAATCTTTACCTATGAATTATTACACAGTGTTCTACCATGTTCAAGAGCAGCTACCAAGAGACTGTATTATAGTAAGTGAAGGAGCAAATACTATGGATATTGGGCGGACTGTGCTTCGGAGCTACCTTCCTCGTCACag ATTGGATGCTGGTACTTTTGGGACAATGGGAGTCGGTTTGGGCTTTGCTATCGCCGCTGCTGTGGTAGCGAAAGATAGAAATCCGGAAAAACGTGTGGTCTGTGTGGAAGGAGACAGTGCTTTTGGATTCTCTGGCATGGAGGCAGAAACTATCTGCAG GCATAATTTGCCAATCCTTCTCATTGTGGTGAACAATAATGGGATTTATCAAGGCTGTGATGCAGAAACCTGGAAACAGATAACAAAGCTTGGAGAAATTTCCCAAGT GGGTCCTCCGATTTCTCTCCTGCCAAATTCCCATTATGAGCAGATTATGACTGCATTTGGAGGTAAAGGATATTTTGTACAGACTCCAGGAGAGCTGCAGAATGCTCTGACAGCAAGCTTAGCTGAGAAAACAGGGCCATCCCTTATCAACGTTATGATTCAGCCTCAAGCGTCAAGGAAGAAGCAG gATTTTCACTGGCTAACTCGTTCTAATATGTGA